The sequence ggtccCGTCCAGTGTCGTCCGCCCTACGAATGAATCACCATCGACTGGGGAGGAGGAAGGGTCGTCGAAGAGACGAAAGGTAGAGTTTGATATGACACCTCCGATAGTGATTAACCTGGATGATTCTCCCCCGACGGGCCCGGGGGAAGGCGTTGTTGCGGCATCTCCCGTAGAGGCAGAGCAAGTTGTTGAAGTTGGCTCCGGCGGTCAGTGCTCAGAAACTCCGGTTGCCGTAACGACTCATCTAGAAGTCCCCGTTGTTATTAATGATCAACGCCCTGTCGGGCAGAGAACCAAACCTCTGGTGCCGCTATTGCGACCTCAGATGTGCCCTCTTCGTCTACAGCGGGTCGCGTTCCTTCTTCGGTAGCAGAAAGGGGAAAAGGCGTGGTGATTGACGAGTATGAATCCGAGTCAGACTTGGATCCTGATGACGTCAGGATGTTCGAGGAGGGCCTTACTCATTCGGTGGTTCACACAGGGGGATCGACTCATGTTCTACAGATCCCTTCCGACGTTAACCTTTTGGAGCAAGGGGATAACTTGGTTCCTCAATTTAGCCTGCTATGTTCGGAAGCTGAGAATGAGTCCCTGCGGAATATCCCTAAAGCCGAGTTGAGGGACGAGGTGGCCATTATGGGATTGAGGGTATGATACATTTGGCTCTTGTTTTAAACTTTCCCTTTGTTCAAAAGCATTTGTTTAATtgcctttctatttttcatatgtATATGGTGGAGGTGGAAAGCATTCATAGGGCCAATACTCGGTCGAGGATTTTCTTCCAGATGCTGGAGAAATATTGTCGCTATCACAACAGATGTCGCGAGTTGCACGAGCGACTGATAAAGGATCCCCGTAATCGGGCCCTAGGCGAGGAGTTAGAGAGAAAGGACCAGGAATTACTGCAGACGATCCGTAGTAAGAGCAAGCTTGAGGAGCAACTCTGCATCAAGGATGAGGAGCTCGAATTGGGTAAGGGGGTTGTTGCAGAGTGTGAGTATTTGTAGGGCAAGTTGAGGTCTATGTAGTCGGAGATGGACCAAAACTTAGTCTGAGTCGAGGCGATGAGTGCAGAGTGGAGAGGGAAGCTGACCACGATGGAGAGTAAGGTTGTTGGCCTGGAGAATATTGAGAGGGCCTGGTCTGAGGCTTTAGCAAGGGCGGCGGCCCTAGAGGATACCATCCGCGTGCTCCAGTCTGAGCAAGAATCGGAGAGGGCAACAACTACTCTTATGGAGGCGAGGCTCGAGGAACGGATCAGCACGATTGATCAGGAGGCTTCGGTTCTGAGAGATCGAGTCGTGGCCCTAGAGGTGGATAATGAGTGACTAAAGGCTTAGGTTGAATTGTCTTCTGCTGTTGTTCCCCGCCAAACGCATGAGCTATGGGTTTATGCCGAAGCCCAGCGGGACATATATAAGAGTTTGTTGGAAGTAGGCACTGTGACTAAGGCTGCTTATGAGGAAGCGCGAGCGAAAGCTCGTGAGACTCGCATCAACTGTGGATACGACGCGGCGACACCCAAAGCTAATTGGGGCacagatggtgatgatgatgaaccTTGTGGAGATGGTGATGATGACGGTGGTAGTGACGCCGTATAAAGAATATTTGtacttcatttttatttttgtttcatttgttgGTTGGCGTCTGTTCGTTCCGTTTTTTTTATTTGTTGGCCTGGGCCATATGTAAGCGGCGGTAGCCGCACTtgtgactttgcataaataaaaAATTTTCTTCTTCGCTATTTTCCTTGTACttcaatttttgttttaattgttTGTGACCTTGGCGCAAGATGGGGGGCTCGCCTAACGAGTCCCGATTTTTCCTTTTCCTCTGGTGGTTGCGTTCTTCGCCTTTTCGGTGAAGGCTCTTGGCCTAAAAGAgtgttacttcgaacttatcaaaataacagcccgtcgtggttcgagcgaggtcgaacccttctttttctttgatagcgaaggcccttggccttaaagggtgttatttcgcacTTGTTGAAATAGcagcccgtcgtagttcgagtgaGGTCAAACCATTCTTTTCTCTGatgacgaaggcccttggtcttaaagggtgttatttcgaacttattgaaataacagcctgtcgtggttcgagcgaggtcgaacctttcttttctCTGATAGCGAAGGCCTTTGGCCGtaatgggtgttattttgaacatatcgaaataacagcccttcGTGGTTCGAGGAAGGTAAACCTTTCTTTTCTCTAATggcaaaggccattggccttaaagggtgctatttcgaacttatcgaaataacaatcCGTCGTGGTTagagcgaggtcgaacccttctttttctttgatggcgaaagtccttagccttaaagggtattatttcgaacttgtcgaaataacaAGCCGTCGTGGTTCGAGCAAGGTTGAACCCTTCTTTTTCTTTgacggcgaaggcccttggccttaaagggtgttatttcgaacttatcgaaataacaatcCGTTGtggttcgagtgaggtcgaacctctctttttctttgctggcgaaggcccttggccttaaagggtgttatttcgaacttatcgaaataacatcccgtcatggtttgatcgaggtcgaacctcttctcttggcgaaggcccttggccttaaagggtgctatttcaaacttatcgaaataacagcccgtcgccattcgatcgaggtcgaacccctCTTTTCTttgttagcgaaggcccttggccttaaagggtgttatttcgaacttgtcgaaataacagcctgtcgtcgttcgatcgaggttgaacccttctttttgttggcgaaggcccttggtgtTTCACGGtgctattttgaacttatcaaaatgacAGCCCATCGtggttcgagcgaggttgaaccattctttttctttgatggcgaaggcttttgaccttaaagggtgttattttgaacttgtcgaaataacaccccgtcgtggttcgagcgaggtcgaacccttctttttctttgacagtgaaggcccttggccttaaagggtgttatttcgaacttatcaaaataacaacccgtcgtggttcgagtgaggtcgaacctctctttttctttcttggcgaaggcccttggccttaaagggtgttatttcgaacttatcgaaataacagcccgtcgtggTTCGAGCAAGGTCAGGCCTCTCTTTTCCTCTTTGATGGTGAatgaccttggccttaaagggtcttatttcgaacttatcgaaataacaacctgtcgtggttcgagcaaggtcgaacatcTCTTTTCccctttgatggcgaaggcccttggcgttaaagggtgttatttcgaacttatcaaaataatagctcgtcgtagttcgagcgaggtcgaacctttctttttatctttgatggcgaaggcccttggccttaaagggtgttatttcgaacttatcgaaataacaacccgttgtGGTTCGAGGGAAGTCGAACCTTTCTTTTCtatgatggcgaaggcccttggccttaaagggttctatttcgaacttatcgaaataacaacccaccgtggttcgagtgaggtcgaacctttctttttcttcgGAGTCGGGTACTTTTCGCGGAAGTCCCAATTTGGTTAGCATCGTTCGCATCAGATGGTTCAACGTTGTAGACACGAGGTGCCAATATTTTGCACGGGCTCATGTTACACGCATGTTATAGTTTCCCGCCTGACTTCGGCTTTTCGGCTTGGATATACTGCCGGCCGGGAGTGTTTCGGCTGTGACGAAATAATTTTTGGCTCCTCAATCTAGATACCCCTGCATACGTTCGCTCGCGTGTATTTTATGTACCTGTTTTGACGAAGTGTAGGAGATGAGGATGAGATGTTCCTTGCTTCTGTCTGGCGGTTTTGAGGGGAGGGGGGAAGCTGGATTGTAGCACCTTTCGCCTTGTTTGGGATATTCGGAGCCGATAGGGCAGGGAATTCCAGACCTCGTGAATCCATTTGGTTTCCCTTCCCTCAACACGGTGTTTCCATGTCTCGCGTGAGTTGGGTTCTCTTCTCGTGTTTCTTTGCTTCGATCTGGAAAAAATTAggagttttcactaggaaatccccacagacgacaaaagatattaaaaccttttgaataaatcaatcaatgatgaaggggtaaatcgtagTCAAACTTAATTGATACCAGATCGAAAGATTGAGTAATAATGATTGAACATAAGACGAAAGGAATGTCATTGATCTTATTAAGATTATACACTGCCTATTTCATCCGTAGATGGGGAAGAAGGATTACAATTGTTTTTCCCTTTCGGGATACAAGAATGGAgctttttccttctctttcttctGTGAGAAAGTCTTCTTCCGCCCCCCTTTCGTAAGCTTACCTGGGCTTATATATATAGGCGAAACCCTCTTACTCCTGCTATGACTTGGCGTGTCTGGGTCAGTGGAGCTTTCTGGTCGTGGCTAGACATTGCTCTCTTCAATGTGTCGGATGTCTTAGAGGAGAAATGGAGTTGACTCTATTGACTTCTACTGTCCGGTTGCAAAAATAGGGTCGTGGTCAACCTGGTCGaggtggtcagattttgaccaatatatatataaggtGTGGCACCCCGAGTAATTAAATAATTGCAGGTGCCATGTCAGGAGCACAACTTTGTTTTTCCTCTTGGGCtacttttctttttccattttttccacttttctttttcttaatcttttattttcttctttgtatTTCCTCTCTCTGTACAACCCCCATTTTTGTTATACCTTTAATTATATTTACTTTCGTTTTCTTTTTCTAGACCTCAAAATTCTTATTTGAATATGACTTTAATCATATTTCTTTTTTATCATCTATTGTTAGTTCTCCATTGATTTCAAATAAAGGAGCAAACATGTTCAATTAGGTTATTGTGTATTTAATTATGCACCCAAAATCTTGTGGAacgaaaaaataatttaaaatagaccCCAATTGAATTAATTCAAGAAAGGACGAACCGGCTAAATATATATTCTAATTCAATTTCCTTCACTAGTGGTAGATTTGCATTAAATATAGTGGCACCCGTAGCCATCAAATtcaggagaaattcaaaaatagctagatttacaactggtcgttcaaaaatagcccagtttcaaaagtaatcgaaatttaaccacttttcatgtaaagataaatttgaacgaaaaccttgttcaaaactcgaaaaatgcgcctgtatattatgctggagtttcagcataagtatacttgacctccagcatattatactggagttccaggataagtatgctggaacttcagcataatatgatggagttccagcataagtacactagaactccagcataatatactggagttccagcaagtataccgatccagcataatatactggagtttggagcaccggtgctccagtctccagtatattatactggagccagcaaagtataccggtccagcataatatgctggagttcatacacaagtgcatcgaactccagtatattatgctggatcggtctctgttgaagcaaaatagtggctatttttgttTGACTTGATAAACACTGGCCagttttgaatgaccagtccgaaaactggctatatcATGCTATTTTTACATCAAATCTTGGATCTGCCTCTGACCTAAGTAGGATTTGGATTTGTCGTTTAACAAATGAAAATTTTATCTATAATTCAACAGGACATAGGAATTTTCTTATAAACTCAAAGCGTGACGAGGTTCAAGATGCTCCGGCGGCAAAAATACCTTGACGAAGTTTTTAGAAGGTAAAAACAAGATTTACAAAAGATAATGACAATAAAACTAATGCCATAATGAAATATATACAAAATCATTTCCCAAGTCACCAGTGTCCTACTCTTTCTGAAAATTACATTTTATTTCTTGAAATCTAGAAGGAATTAAGGAACATATAGAAATTTATATTAGCATACCAACTAGTTAATAATACTAACTTAGTTGGTATGCTAATATAAATTTTTTTGTTTCCACTGAGTTATCTTATTTGTTAAGGTCATATGAATTTAAAGAAATTATAGATCTTTTCAAacaatttcataagaaaacatTGACGCTTGTAGCAAGTTGTAAATAGAACAGGAGCAAAACGAATTGGTGATTTACGGTGAAGGGCAATAGAAGTACAATCCCATTTACACGGCAGGCTAATTGCGAAAGCATATTAAGGTTACAACAAGATAATATTACAAGAAATAAACACCATCGACACCCTCATTTATTTCATCTCCCAAAATTCACTTCCTATCTACGTGTTCTAGCTCCTGCATCCAGCTTTTTACGCCGCTCTTCGTATGATGCTGGAAGGAAAGTGTTCTAATGTTAGTGGATATCAAATGTACGATTTATCATCAATACGTGTACACAAATAAGTTTGTTCGTATTTGGCTGTGTATCCATGCATCTATCTGGATATGAAGCACACAAAAAAGTAGGTACAAGGAGTAGGCTGACACAAACTTATGATCCATGGAATTGACAAGTCAAAAGAATATGTTAGTCACAAAAGGAAACTGCACATGAACAGTGAAGAGCAACACGTAGGTAGAAAAATTGTTCTGATCCTTTTTTCTATTGTGATTTTATAATACGATCTTTGTCTTATGTAAATATCTTCTCCAAAGGATAAAAGAGTAGAAGAGGCTACTTTGTATAGTTTCCACACCTATAACACTCACCACCCCATTACATAGGACATTAGTTGTCTATTATCAGCGGCTCTCCGTGTCACATCAGCAACGAACAAACCAGCATGTTGATATAAAGATTCTCATCAAAACTGCCTCTTTCACTTCACATTTGTTAAAATGAGAAGAAAACAAACTTTGAGCAAAAACCTCTAGGAAATGGTTCAGATGACATCAGTGTACAgactctttcctttttccttaaaAAAAGAGCTTTCTCTTTTCATGGTTTTTAATGAATTAGAGTCCTTGTTCTCAAGGAGCGGAACGAAGAGTTAGAGAAGGCTTCATATCCCTTCCGCTAGCATTGCATGCTATCAGTGAAACAAGAAAGCATTTGTAAAAACCAGGGACACTATTCAACATTTCTGCTTAAATAACCACGGACGAAGGTTAACTAAATCGCCCTCGCAACTCTTAATCAAGAAGTCAACAATTAGAGTTTAAGACCCTAAACTAGGACAAAGTTCGTTCAGAGGCACAAATTATTAGTTAAGCATTGTTCATTTTAAAGAGCAAGTTGATATTGATGTTTATAGCagtcaaaattcccaaatttaaaCAAGTTCTATCAAATGACCGGAAAGACCAGAGGAAGAAGAACTCACGCTCAGTTGGTCGAGATAGTAGAGGAGTGTGGGAAGCTTCTTTCTTCTTAGTACGGTCACTTGATATATTGTTGTCTAACATGGAAAAACTCAATCAGCTTATGTTTTGAGATCGTAACGAGAGTCAGCTTATTTTACTTAccaagaaaaaagaaatttcTATTAGCTTAGCAATGTGCTGCAGGTTATTGTCTATAATAGTTTTCAAGTACAGGTACACCATGACCTACCAATTTCAACAGATGAAGAGCTTAGCATAGCTTCATGAAAAATTGCGGCTTGAAGTTTATAACTTCGGCATTCCCGCTCCAAATGTTCATTCAAAGCCTGCTTTGCATCTGCAGAAAAAGGTCCACAAGAATGTTTGTAGGTTACCCAAATTTGTCCATAAAATATCCCAAAGAACAGATATGATGTATCATAATTATAAACAGCCCTCTAGAATAATACATTTAATCACAAAAAGCACTCCTCTGAAGAGAGGTCACATGTTATGCCACtcataaaaagaaaaggaagaatatatATGGGATGCCCTACCGCTCCTTACGGAACATATCCAGAAAACCAAAATTTGATCAAAACCATTCAACAACACATTTTTATTGTTTGGTACTACTTCTTCGAAATAATAGACTCACAGTCAAGTTGGTCATATCATCAATAGTGGGTCTACagtgaatatattttaaaaaaacaaatgcaATAGTGACAAAAACTCCTCAATGAGATTGGAGTGCTGCTTATAGCAATTCGTTGTGTTACTACCAGGGTATATTTGGAACAAATGGCTAAAGTTGATAACTCACACAGCCATGCTGACAAGATCAAGTAAAAAAGAGGAACCATAAGAAACAACAAAATGAGAACATGATTTGTCATATCTACCAACATGTACTACTACGCATCTGTCCAAAACAAGTAGGAGTCAGGCTTCCCATATCTAACATCAACTAAATTAAAAACAGAGGATAGTTAGTTTTCGAGGATCTTAAAATTTCTTATAGAAAGAAAAATGGAAATGGAACAAGACTTAcaagattctgaatatagaacaccaTTCAAGTACCTGATGAACAAATAAATTTGAGACCCTCAAATTCACAAGATTGAAGAACTAGAGGTATCTCTGGAGCCATTAGGAACTGAGGTTTCCGTGGTGTTCTTTCAATATCCAGTAGTGCATCTATTACCTACAACCAAAATCGTACTTGATAATTGCCGTAtgataagataactcaattaaaAAAATGTTCCCATAGGGTCTattaaacacataaaggtttcaCGTAGTCAACCCTGAAAGCAATAACCAATTGGACATTGAGGAAAAGTTGAGTAACAAggaacaacagcaacaacaacaacaacaagtactCCTCAAAATCAAGATTAAacaaattttttatttaatttaagaaTGAGACATCAAAGAGATTTTCACAGAGCAGAAAGCATCGACCGACTCAGAAAAATCTGAAAAGGTCTACGAGATCAAGAAGTATACAGAACCTAGAGTGATGACAATCAGATGGTGGTGAGAACAGAAAAAAACATTCTATGTACAAAGTTGAGCAGACATTGATGACCAGTGTTCTAGTATTACATAAAGTTATGACTTAAGAACTCCACAAGCTGCTTCTATTTTCATCATAAGGTTGATAAAACATTAGTTATGGTTCTAAAAGAAaggagatgaagaaaaactcaaatTCTGCAGACAACAAATTACATTCAATTAAAGAAGGTTCCATCGCAGGTTCCTAAGCAAATCATTATGAGACATAGATTACGTACATTAGGGGACTCAAGACCCTGGCCAATCAGAAATAGTACAGCAACCATACACCGGATTTGATGCCAAAGGAAAGCACTACCTTTGATTTTCATAATCATGAGTTGATCATCTTTGTAACtgcaataaaagaaataataaagGCATGTGAATCATTTCAATACGTATAACATGAAATAAGCTTTTATAGTTCAGTGCTGAGTGATGATAATTATATACTTGGGATTTTCCCCTTTGGTTTTCCTATccgttttattttttcctttgtctCCTTACCTTTCTGCTATCTTTTGAGAAACAGAATGCATTCAATAGAATTCTATCTGAAAGTACAAATACCCAAAATTCAAAAGCACTTGCAGagaaaagacaaagaaagcaGATTTCAGTTAGATTCAAGATCTATTGATATTCATCAAATGTTACCAACGGTtacacaaaaagaaaaggaaaacgaaAAATAAAATAGTCACCTATCCTACTATAAAAACCCAATTGCATAATTACAAGTATCTGCAGTCATTTCTGTATAACTGTATGACAAGTGCAAATGTCATcgggccggggggggggggggtatctAGGCTTTCTCAATCTCCACATTGCATCCCATCCTAAAATACAGCCTGATCCTTAATATTGGCTTTCATGGACAGGTACAGTATTCCCTAACAACATCAACTTATCTATCTAATTTAGCAACTTTTGTTACATTTTGAAACAAGAGCACCGCAGATCCAAAGGAGATAATTACAGAATTTACCACCAGAGAAAAAATAAGTTTAAACATCTAAAAACTCCAAGAAGATCAGACTGGTCTACTTAATAATCCTCCCCTCTAAAAGTAAAGGCTAAGTAGACTAAGGGACATAAAGTAGAAATAGCTGAGTGTCAAGCTAATAGTAGAAAACCTTTCACTAAAGGGGAGAATTTCAAATGATATTATGTGCCTCCGGTAGTTGTGCACATTGCCCGCGTCCATTTTGCAAAAATTTCTGAAATCATGTTCCCCTAAAAATTTCTCAGCAGCAGTTTCCATTGCCTGTTGAGCAATTCAAGAGTGTAATGTTGAAATCTGTGGAGTAAATCAGCTTAACCAGGTCAATTTTGATTTCAGAAGGAAAGATACACACTGTTATATTCAAATTCCTATGCCAAAAGAAGTACTTGTACACCCTGCTCAAACAACTGAACCTGCAATTATTGAAAGGCAAAAACGCTGTTAAACTATAATGAAGAACTGAACAAACTCTGGTATAGCTTCTCAACCTAGAGGATATGAGGATGTCAAGTTGACTTCTAGGGGATCCAGGACATACTTTTTCAGGTTTAGCCATGAGTGCACCTAATATACCTGGAGACTCATATCAATTTTATAAATTGTGCCAATGATAAATTACCAAATAAAACTTAGTGTGGATAATACAAGAAGCTGTAATTCCTCATAATATTCCGTAAGAAGGTGtaagagtttcccctgtaactaaAACAAATAACTAATCACAGACTGTATTCAAAGCCTTCTCACCTACTGAAAGAAAACATGACACTTTGGAAAGAGCTAGGTAATTTTAAATGCTTTTAACCAACAAACAATCACCATCTGAAAAAAAATCTGAGAGCAAAATTTATATGAAGCAGTACAAACCTTGCACTGAAACCAACTGGAATAGGAGACCAGCCCATAATGCGAATGTCATTTGGCAGGACTTGGTTTAGTAACCTCACATAGTCCATTTCTCCTGGGTGAAGAAAATGCATAACGGTATCAAAGGTTAGTAATTACTGaaaaacaaagcaattccatCCAAGTACTCCAACAAGATCATTCTCTGAAAATGGCCACTTAACAGGTAACGGCCATAAAACTACACTAGCAGAACTTGCATAAATAGAAAAGAGTGAGCAATGTTGTGGGAAGGGAGTGGAATGGATGTGTGCCAAATCTCATTACAGTAAGTACATGTCAGATCACTAATCAGAAGGGCTAAACATAGTAGTACATGGCAAGGAGATATCAGCAGACCACAAGATTCTTCAACAGAAATTTCCCCAGAATACTTATTGTCTCCTCTTGACTC is a genomic window of Nicotiana tabacum cultivar K326 chromosome 16, ASM71507v2, whole genome shotgun sequence containing:
- the LOC107821638 gene encoding uncharacterized protein LOC107821638, translated to MDLVASLQSELETLRSRIKELESENVKLSARLSHCSCQETKEKSNGSLEKNGVLDGHGKKKNKLRDLGCGTMVMHQFPKRYVALKVMYFGPRFYGFASEAQMDPTVEGELFKALKRTRLIFGDKRELQYSRCGRTDKGVSSVGQVISLFLRSKHRESRGDNKYSGEISVEESCGEMDYVRLLNQVLPNDIRIMGWSPIPVGFSARFSCLSRVYKYFFWHRNLNITAMETAAEKFLGEHDFRNFCKMDAGNVHNYRRHIISFEILPFSESYKDDQLMIMKIKGSAFLWHQIRCMVAVLFLIGQGLESPNVIDALLDIERTPRKPQFLMAPEIPLVLQSCEFEGLKFICSSDAKQALNEHLERECRSYKLQAAIFHEAMLSSSSVEIDNNISSDRTKKKEASHTPLLSRPTEPSYEERRKKLDAGARTRR